A part of Cannabis sativa cultivar Pink pepper isolate KNU-18-1 chromosome 6, ASM2916894v1, whole genome shotgun sequence genomic DNA contains:
- the LOC115695601 gene encoding vacuolar iron transporter homolog 2-like, translated as MASSHTLEQICIEQPTTLEKSPKITTQNKSTTKQVVERAQWLRAAVLGANDGLLSTASLLLGVGAVKDDRWSMALAGLAGALAGACSMAVGEYVSVSTQRDIEEKHYFQENKPSYSSREIVLPNPHKAAGASALAFLSGSVVPLIPAALVVDHAMRVVVIVVVATLALALLGWASAEFGGSFRPKVSALRVVVGGWLAMAVTYALLKPFDRDHDKKD; from the exons ATGGCTTCTTCTCATACATTAGAGCAAATATGTATTGAGCAACCAACCACACTTGAAAAATCTCCGAAAATTACTACTCAAAACAAGTCCACTACTAAGCAAGTAGTGGAACGTGCTCAGTGGCTCCGAGCTGCAGTTCTCGGAGCCAATGATGGGTTGCTCTCAACAGCCTCGCTATTGCTCGGTGTTGGTGCAGTCAAGGATGACCGTTGGTCCATGGCTCTAGCTGGCCTCGCTGGAGCTTTAGCGGGGGCTTGTAGCATGGCGGTAGGAGAGTATGTATCCGTTTCAACTCAACGAGACATTGAAGAGAAACActattttcaagaaaacaagccCTCGT ATAGTAGTCGGGAAATTGTGTTGCCGAATCCTCACAAGGCGGCTGGGGCTTCAGCACTGGCCTTTTTGAGTGGTTCGGTTGTTCCTTTGATACCGGCTGCATTGGTTGTTGATCACGCGATGAGAGTCGTAGTGATTGTGGTGGTGGCTACTCTGGCGTTAGCCCTTTTAGGTTGGGCTAGCGCCGAGTTTGGTGGGTCCTTTCGCCCTAAGGTTTCGGCATTGAGAGTTGTGGTTGGAGGATGGCTGGCCATGGCTGTTACTTATGCTTTGCTTAAGCCTTTTGATAGAGACCATGACAAGAAGGATTga